A single window of Onychostoma macrolepis isolate SWU-2019 chromosome 16, ASM1243209v1, whole genome shotgun sequence DNA harbors:
- the LOC131521360 gene encoding gonadotropin-releasing hormone II receptor-like encodes MSDNMSLPSVSNTSLLPPLTDWTAPTFTPAAQARVAATMVLFLFAAVSNLALLISVSRGRGRRLASHLRPLIISLASADLMMTFIVMPLDMVWNVTVQWYAGDGLCKLLCFLKLFAMQTSAFILVVISLDRHHAILRPLDSLNAHHRNRRMLLLAWSLSALIASPQLFIFRTVKAESVDFTQCVTHGSFHERWHETAYNMFHFVTLYVIPLLVMSCCYTCILIEINRQLHKSKAGEALRRSGTDMIPKARMKTLKMTIIIVLSFVVCWTPYYLLGIWYWFQPEMLKVTPEYIHHLLFVFGNLNTCCDPVIYGLYTPSFRADLARCCRCRSPAHSPRSLDRLSARHGEHEGDPASVKST; translated from the exons atgTCTGATAACATGTCACTGCCGTCTGTGTCTAACACGTCTCTCCTGCCGCCGCTGACGGACTGGACGGCTCCCACCTTCACTCCCGCGGCTCAGGCCCGCGTCGCAGCCACCATGGTGCTCTTTCTGTTCGCTGCGGTCAGTAACCTGGCGCTTCTCATCAGCGTGTCGCGCGGTCGCGGTCGGCGTCTGGCGTCTCACCTGCGTCCTCTCATCATCAGCCTGGCATCAGCCGACCTGATGATGACCTTCATCGTGATGCCGCTGGACATGGTGTGGAACGTGACGGTGCAGTGGTACGCCGGAGATGGACTCTGTAAGCTGCTGTGCTTCCTGAAGCTGTTCGCCATGCAAACCTCTGCCTTCATCCTGGTGGTCATCAGTCTGGACCGGCATCATGCCATCCTGCGCCCGCTGGACTCGCTCAATGCACACCACAGGAACAGGAGGATGCTACTGCTGGCCTGGAGCCTCAGCGCGCTGATCGCATCGCCACAg CTGTTCATCTTCCGGACGGTCAAAGCAGAGAGCGTGGACTTCACTCAGTGTGTCACACACGGGAGTTTCCATGAGCGCTGGCACGAAACTGCGTACAACATGTTTCATTTCGTGACGCTGTATGTGATTCCGCTGCTGGTCATGAGCTGCTGTTACACCTGCATCCTCATCGAGATCAACAGACAGCTGCATAAAAGCAAAG CGGGCGAGGCTCTGAGACGCAGCGGCACAGACATGATCCCGAAGGCCCGGATGAAGACGCTGAAGATGACCATCATCATCGTCCTGTCGTTTGTGGTCTGCTGGACGCCCTACTATCTGCTGGGCATCTGGTACTGGTTCCAGCCGGAGATGCTGAAGGTCACGCCCGAGTACATTCATCACCTGCTCTTCGTGTTCGGGAATCTGAACACCTGCTGCGACCCGGTGATCTACGGCCTCTACACGCCCTCGTTCCGCGCCGATCTCGCCCGCTGCTGCCGCTGCCGGTCGCCCGCACACTCGCCGCGCTCTCTGGACCGGCTCTCGGCCCGACACGGAGAGCACGAGGGCGACCCGGCCAGTGTTAAGAGCACATAA